The DNA segment AATTCCTGACCACAGCCCTTTGTGGCTGGCCCGGCATTTGCCAGTGAACGAGGCAGAAGACGCGTCTTCGGCACGATTTATTAGGGAAAGACAACAATGAGCAAGACGAGCCAATCACCGATGAACCAGCTCCTGGCGCGCGTCCGCACATGGTGCGGCGTGACCGTCAAGGATGCCAACGGGGCACCGGCAACCGTCCTGATCAGGGACAAGCCCATCGCGCGATTCCTTGACGAGCACACCCTCGAGGCCGTCCTCTGCGGCTCGATCAAGCGGCAGGTCATGGAAGATCCGGACGCCATCCAGGAAGGCTCCAAGTGCCGCAATGACAGCTCCTCGATGGTCGTGGATCTGAATTCCTGCGCCGGCGTCGAGGAAGGGATTCGCCTACTCCTCAATGCCTATATCACGAGCCAATCTTCCGTGAGCCAGGACTGGTGGCTGCAGGAAGAGAATCTGAACGAAGACCCGACCTGTGAGAAGCTGGAAGAAGTCCGGAAGCAGCAGGCGAAATAAGAAGCGTCGAAAATAAGAGAAGACTGGCGGCCGCCTCGGGATTCCGAGGCGGCCGATTTCATTTCAGACTCAGCCGACGTTCTTGACGATTCGAACCTCTTCAACGGTCACGAGACCTTCATTCACGAGGCGATCGACTTCGGGGAGGAAGGCTTCGATGTTCTCTTCCGTATCGACGATCTCGATGACGATGGGAAGGTCCTGGGAGAGCGTCAGTAAATGCGCCGTATGCAGGTGCGAGTGTTTGCCAAAGCCCATCTGGCCGCGCAGGACCGTCGCGCCGGCCAGGCCGGCGTTGCGAGCTCGGTAGACGATCGCTTCAAAGAGCGGCTTGCCGTCCTCGTCGCGATCTTCGTCGCCCAGGAAGAGGCGGAGCAGCGTTCCTTTTTCACCGAATTCCATCCAGGGTGCCTCCTTTTCCGGTGGGGGAGCGGCAGCGGCCAGCGGCACGGCGCCGGGTTCATCGGTTCGGGCTCGACGAGCCAGCACGCGTGCGCGTTCGTAGGTCAACAGCGCGCCCTTCAGCATCGGGGCGATGTCGGTGCGGAAGGCCGCGAGGGCTTCCGCTGAATCGATCATCTCGACGATCACGGGCAACTCGTTGGCAAACGCGAGGGCCTTCTCGCGTAGGATCTTGCCGTCGCGCGTCGAGAAACCCATGAGGCCCTTCAGCACCGTAGCGCCCGCGAGGCCGTCATGCCGAGCACGCTTCACCAGCGCCTCGTAGAGCGGCTCGTGGTGCCACTGGACGAAGTTCGTCAGGTAGAATCGCAGTTGGACCTGCTCTTCCACGAGTCGAGTCCTTTCAGAGCAATCCGCGGGCGGCCAATGTTCCCAGCCGCACCGCGACCAGGCCGATGAAGATACTGAGCGTCACGTTCAGCGTTGCCAGGATCCAGGCGCCGTCATCCAGCAGGCCTTGTGTCTCGAACTTGAACGTTGAAAACGTTGTGAACGATCCCAGGAAACCGACCGCCACGGCGTAGCGCCAGATCGTCGGCGTGTCGGTCAGTCGTTCCGCCACCATCGTTCCCACAAACCCCAGGAAGAAGCACCCCGCGATGTTGACGGCGAAAGTCCCCCATGGGAACCGGCTCTCGGAAAGATTCCCGATCCACGCCGAAGTCGCAAAACGCGCCACCGCCCCGGCGGAACCGCCGAGCGCGACAAGCAGGTAAGGGATGAGGTTTTTGAGCATAGTGCGCTGGACTGTCGTTCGAAGGTGGCCTTCTAGAACAAGTGACGAGTGGCTAGTGGCGAGTAAGAACCATCAACCTAACCTTGTCGGTGTCTTGCCTCATTGGCGGCGTCGACCGTCGCATTCAACCTTCCAGCTTCCCCTGAATGAGCGCAAGCATGGCTTCGGCGGTTTCCTGCCAGGTGCGGGCTTGGGGAGGCTTTCGGCTGGGGCCGATCCCGGTGGCGAGGGCTTCTTCGCAACGTGCGGCGAACTCTTCGGGATCGGCCGCTATGGCGACCTCGTCGCCGTAGTCGGATTGCACGTCGGGAATCGGCGTTGAGACAACCGGCCGGCCGGCGGCGAGGTATTCCGGCGTCTTCGTGGGACTCATCGTGCAGGTCAGTTCGTTCACAAGCCACGGGATCAGGCACACATCGAAGCCACGCAAGTAGTCCGGGAGGGTGCCGTAATCCTTCGCGCCAAGATGGTGGAAATTCGGCGAGTCGACGGGACAGCGATCAATCATCACCAGCGGTCCCAGGAAGACGATATTCCAGTCCGGTCGATGCGTGCACAACGCGCGCACCAGCGGCCAGTCGATGCGTTCGTCGACCGCTCCGAAGTATCCCAGAATCGGTCGCTTGATGGGCTGCAAGTCATCGGGGATCGGACCGTCGTCGGCGCCGCGGGCGAAGTGCTCGAAATCGATGCCGCTCGGGAAGCAGTGCGCGTCCGGGCGACGAGCTTCCCGCTGGCGGTGGAGGCTGCGTCCGCCCGTGAAGACGAGATCCGCGCGATCGAGCAGCATCGCTTCCATCTCTGCGACGTCCGCCCCAGTGCGGCGGAAGGACTCGAACGGATCCATGATGTCGTACACAAGCAGATCGTGCGGTAGGCGATCCAGCAGCGTCGCGAACGCCGGGTGCTGCAGCCACAGCACGCGTCGGCCGGCGGGAGCGCCGTTCAGAAAGTCTGCCCCCCGCGACAGCAGGCCTCGGCGCGACAGGCGATTCACCGCCACCGATCGCCCGGACAACGGAAGGAACGGCCGGTTCACCGCGCGGCCGTGCTCGCCGAAACGCGCTTCGCGATCTTCGGGCGTTGTCAACCAGCGGCGAGAACTCATCAGCGACTCATACAGCACATGGTGCCCGAGCCGATCGAAGCACGCCATCAACTGCTGCGGC comes from the bacterium genome and includes:
- a CDS encoding DUF190 domain-containing protein, which produces MEEQVQLRFYLTNFVQWHHEPLYEALVKRARHDGLAGATVLKGLMGFSTRDGKILREKALAFANELPVIVEMIDSAEALAAFRTDIAPMLKGALLTYERARVLARRARTDEPGAVPLAAAAPPPEKEAPWMEFGEKGTLLRLFLGDEDRDEDGKPLFEAIVYRARNAGLAGATVLRGQMGFGKHSHLHTAHLLTLSQDLPIVIEIVDTEENIEAFLPEVDRLVNEGLVTVEEVRIVKNVG
- a CDS encoding glycosyltransferase; this encodes MSAPPLHILCLSHLVWERRLFQRPQQLMACFDRLGHHVLYESLMSSRRWLTTPEDREARFGEHGRAVNRPFLPLSGRSVAVNRLSRRGLLSRGADFLNGAPAGRRVLWLQHPAFATLLDRLPHDLLVYDIMDPFESFRRTGADVAEMEAMLLDRADLVFTGGRSLHRQREARRPDAHCFPSGIDFEHFARGADDGPIPDDLQPIKRPILGYFGAVDERIDWPLVRALCTHRPDWNIVFLGPLVMIDRCPVDSPNFHHLGAKDYGTLPDYLRGFDVCLIPWLVNELTCTMSPTKTPEYLAAGRPVVSTPIPDVQSDYGDEVAIAADPEEFAARCEEALATGIGPSRKPPQARTWQETAEAMLALIQGKLEG
- the crcB gene encoding fluoride efflux transporter CrcB translates to MLKNLIPYLLVALGGSAGAVARFATSAWIGNLSESRFPWGTFAVNIAGCFFLGFVGTMVAERLTDTPTIWRYAVAVGFLGSFTTFSTFKFETQGLLDDGAWILATLNVTLSIFIGLVAVRLGTLAARGLL